The following coding sequences lie in one Pontibacter sp. G13 genomic window:
- a CDS encoding TetR family transcriptional regulator C-terminal domain-containing protein, whose translation MAKKSISLEEAYYDYVLEQGHRPVSVYQFTKSLGKPETDFYASYGSFVALEQAIFRSYFIETRKALEEDKTFQEYGTRERILAILFTWLETLKQHRSFVKFLATAESSLFDYDRYQTTTKDAFQEFVKDILDEGTDQGEIADRLFIPKWYKDGAWMIAKGMLDFWLKDASEQFQKTDAYIEKTVNFWFDLIQPNALDSGFDLVKFILQR comes from the coding sequence ATGGCCAAGAAAAGCATCTCCCTAGAAGAAGCCTACTACGATTATGTGCTCGAACAGGGCCATCGCCCCGTTTCGGTCTATCAATTCACCAAATCCCTCGGCAAACCGGAAACGGACTTCTACGCTTCCTATGGCTCATTCGTAGCCTTGGAGCAGGCCATCTTCCGGAGCTATTTCATCGAGACCCGCAAGGCACTAGAGGAGGACAAGACCTTTCAGGAGTATGGGACTCGTGAAAGAATTCTAGCGATCCTGTTCACTTGGCTGGAGACCCTAAAACAACACAGGAGTTTTGTGAAATTCCTCGCTACCGCTGAATCCTCGCTGTTTGATTATGACCGATATCAGACCACAACCAAAGACGCCTTTCAGGAGTTTGTAAAGGACATTTTGGACGAAGGGACCGATCAGGGTGAAATCGCCGACCGATTGTTTATCCCTAAGTGGTACAAAGACGGTGCTTGGATGATTGCCAAAGGGATGCTGGATTTCTGGCTCAAAGACGCCAGCGAACAATTCCAGAAGACCGATGCATACATCGAAAAGACCGTCAACTTTTGGTTTGATCTCATACAGCCCAATGCCCTGGATTCAGGATTCGATCTCGTAAAATTCATATTGCAACGCTGA
- a CDS encoding penicillin acylase family protein produces the protein MKLFARISFFTILLMVFIGLGGWLFLRSSLPTYSGTKKLPTLSQAVTVQFDYYGIPHIKAQTERDAYRALGYVHAQERLLQMDMIRRVAEGRLSEVLGPSMLETDIFFRTLGIRQAAQQAALRLRTQETSFHLEMAEAYLEGVNTFIISGPTPIEYQLMGMTKEPFGLEQVYEVAGYMAVGFALGFKYDPLLQKIHDKLGPEYLQDLSLGYVPNTQTIQRTFKHQEAAQESQASLSSAIHGVLKGLPTPMLVGSNAWVIGPTKTEDGQAIFANDPHIGFSQPAVWYEAHLMAPGMDIYGYHLAGFPFAPLGHTRGHAIGITMLENDDVNFYIERVNPDNPNQVWEEDHWADVSIRYDTIRIKGAKDSAISIRSTRHGPIVNDAFSQVEDERTISLWWSYLKAPGDLLGAAYGLLHAQDMTDAREAASLIGAPGLNIMYGDTSGNFAWWAAAKLPIIPDYLETKLFLDGASGEEELDSYLPFSANPRAENPPEGFVYSANNQPAPDADGYMKGYFAPQDRALRIVSQLNENNSWSVSQVEDLILDNVSPTKPKMIARIKDAIVSDGKLGKRAWERLRKWDGNHDLESIEPTLYYAWMYQLLRLTLADELGPEDFEVAQGSFFLKRSLPQLMLNDSSVWWNNIHTAGMESREEILNLAWQKAIQVLENRFGNKLENWQWQYAHQIIHEHPIGRAGILESTFNVGPFPSFGGREVINFSGFDLNETGTYLSKKGPSRRTIISMADPAQSISIIPTGQSGHFMSKHYSDQAHLFNEGRFRPQLMNESEIAAQAIGTLVLKPR, from the coding sequence ATGAAACTGTTTGCTCGCATCTCCTTCTTCACCATCCTGCTGATGGTATTCATCGGCCTCGGTGGTTGGCTCTTCTTGAGATCTTCCCTTCCCACCTACAGCGGTACCAAAAAGCTGCCCACCTTATCCCAAGCTGTAACGGTTCAATTCGACTACTACGGGATTCCTCACATCAAGGCCCAAACTGAAAGGGATGCCTATCGTGCATTGGGATATGTCCACGCACAAGAGCGATTGTTACAAATGGACATGATCCGCCGTGTCGCAGAAGGGAGATTGTCCGAAGTGCTCGGCCCCTCCATGTTGGAGACGGACATCTTTTTTCGGACGTTGGGGATTCGTCAGGCCGCCCAGCAAGCAGCACTCAGACTGAGAACCCAAGAAACCAGCTTTCATTTGGAGATGGCGGAAGCCTATCTCGAAGGTGTCAATACCTTCATCATATCAGGGCCAACCCCCATCGAATATCAGCTCATGGGAATGACCAAGGAGCCATTTGGGTTGGAACAGGTCTATGAGGTGGCTGGATACATGGCAGTGGGATTTGCGCTCGGTTTCAAATACGACCCTCTGCTCCAGAAAATCCACGACAAGCTCGGCCCAGAATACCTACAAGATCTGTCGCTCGGATATGTACCCAATACCCAAACCATTCAGCGGACCTTCAAGCATCAGGAGGCCGCCCAAGAATCTCAAGCCTCCCTGTCGTCGGCTATTCACGGTGTCCTGAAGGGATTGCCCACGCCGATGCTCGTAGGCTCCAATGCATGGGTGATTGGCCCAACGAAAACGGAGGATGGTCAAGCCATTTTTGCCAACGATCCCCACATCGGATTTTCTCAGCCTGCGGTGTGGTATGAGGCGCACTTGATGGCTCCGGGCATGGATATTTATGGATACCACTTGGCCGGGTTCCCATTTGCTCCGCTTGGGCATACTCGCGGACATGCCATCGGCATCACGATGTTGGAAAACGATGACGTGAATTTCTATATCGAACGCGTCAATCCCGACAATCCCAACCAGGTGTGGGAAGAGGATCATTGGGCAGATGTCTCCATTCGTTACGATACCATTCGCATCAAGGGAGCGAAGGATTCTGCCATTTCCATTCGATCTACTCGACATGGCCCGATTGTCAACGATGCCTTTTCTCAGGTTGAAGACGAGCGCACGATCTCACTTTGGTGGTCCTATCTGAAGGCGCCGGGAGATTTGTTGGGGGCTGCGTATGGGCTATTGCATGCCCAAGATATGACAGATGCCAGAGAAGCGGCTTCACTCATTGGTGCCCCGGGGTTGAATATCATGTATGGCGACACCTCAGGGAACTTTGCATGGTGGGCGGCTGCCAAACTTCCGATTATTCCCGACTATCTAGAAACCAAGCTATTTCTCGATGGCGCTTCTGGCGAAGAAGAGCTTGACAGCTATCTTCCATTTTCGGCCAATCCACGTGCGGAAAATCCTCCCGAGGGATTTGTCTATTCGGCCAACAACCAACCTGCTCCGGATGCAGATGGATATATGAAAGGATATTTTGCACCTCAGGATCGGGCGTTGAGGATCGTATCCCAACTCAATGAAAACAATAGCTGGTCAGTATCACAGGTAGAAGATCTAATCCTCGACAATGTAAGCCCTACCAAACCCAAGATGATTGCACGAATCAAGGATGCGATCGTTTCTGATGGAAAACTAGGAAAACGTGCCTGGGAGCGGCTGCGAAAATGGGATGGGAACCACGACTTGGAATCCATAGAGCCTACGCTTTACTATGCATGGATGTATCAGCTCTTGAGACTCACCTTGGCAGATGAGCTCGGTCCTGAGGATTTTGAAGTGGCTCAGGGATCATTTTTTCTGAAGCGCAGCCTGCCTCAGTTGATGCTGAATGACAGCTCCGTCTGGTGGAACAATATTCACACTGCCGGCATGGAGTCTCGGGAGGAAATACTCAATCTTGCTTGGCAGAAAGCGATTCAGGTACTCGAAAATCGTTTCGGGAATAAGCTGGAGAATTGGCAGTGGCAGTATGCCCATCAAATCATTCATGAACATCCCATTGGCAGAGCTGGAATCTTGGAGTCCACCTTCAATGTCGGGCCATTTCCTTCTTTCGGCGGGCGCGAGGTCATCAATTTCTCTGGGTTTGATCTGAATGAAACGGGGACCTATCTCTCCAAGAAAGGCCCTAGTCGCCGTACGATCATATCGATGGCAGATCCTGCTCAGTCTATTTCTATCATTCCCACAGGACAATCTGGGCATTTCATGAGCAAGCACTACAGCGATCAGGCTCATTTGTTCAACGAAGGAAGGTTCCGCCCCCAACTGATGAATGAATCGGAGATCGCCGCCCAAGCAATAGGTACCCTGGTCCTGAAGCCTCGCTAG
- a CDS encoding LamG-like jellyroll fold domain-containing protein, whose protein sequence is MKKSIFFTIAMLCGLCFMGMAQTPVASYNFNGNLLDNSSIHDGVLQELVPAPTAAQIPTTNPGTVTYGDDRFNNANSAVVLNGVDEFIQYNSISPGFQIANPPISISAWVFLDNDNQSDMIFSNSMDYDAYHGVALNILGDGEIVLSYCDGGPISPANRRSVSSGQVVVPPGEWHHVAAVISDYGWINMELYLDGIRLCVDSSGTGGDPIFYGNNDKGWSGLADPLNGSNQLLTNFRFFGGRLDDLALYDIALTAEMIDSLAGVSCQLDTICSGESITLTGPSSSNYVWENQLGQTIGTSQSILVSPSQTTTYSLIVGGASCLDTLCYEVEVNESITTEIDTVVCIGDSLQLDGGTGISYSWTPSTGLSNSSISNPWAYPSGPIVYTGLVEQVSGCVDTVIYDIFADSCVSASCCDNPIDAQLAFTQDPNNIYHFTFYNLSTGPFDEVILTVDDNMGSGPVIMYSGPNTVPLLDVVLNRADLFEFCLTVRRTIQVRDGTTRICESTICMTVFSASNRPASTEIQSTNPEAQESWNVYPNPTSSFLNFDFSGRDSDPINVSIYDMRGREVLSTQVSGAKIETISVEHLPAGVYTVRAAESDQISVKRVIIQR, encoded by the coding sequence ATGAAAAAATCAATCTTCTTTACAATTGCCATGTTGTGTGGCTTATGTTTTATGGGGATGGCGCAAACGCCTGTTGCCTCATACAACTTCAACGGAAACCTTTTGGATAATTCTAGTATCCACGATGGGGTTTTACAAGAACTCGTACCGGCTCCAACCGCAGCACAAATTCCCACCACGAATCCGGGTACTGTGACCTACGGGGATGACAGGTTTAATAATGCCAACTCTGCAGTGGTATTGAATGGAGTGGATGAATTCATTCAATACAATAGTATATCCCCTGGCTTCCAAATAGCCAACCCTCCTATATCTATTTCAGCTTGGGTCTTTTTGGACAACGACAACCAATCTGATATGATTTTTTCCAATTCAATGGATTATGACGCCTATCATGGTGTCGCACTAAATATTCTGGGCGATGGCGAGATTGTTCTTTCCTATTGTGACGGGGGACCGATCTCTCCCGCTAACCGAAGATCAGTGAGTTCCGGCCAAGTTGTTGTGCCTCCTGGCGAGTGGCACCATGTGGCTGCGGTAATCTCAGATTATGGATGGATAAACATGGAGCTTTATTTGGATGGGATAAGGTTATGTGTTGATTCTTCAGGTACTGGGGGGGATCCCATATTCTATGGTAACAATGACAAGGGGTGGTCAGGTCTTGCAGATCCGCTTAACGGGAGCAATCAACTCTTGACCAATTTTCGATTTTTTGGAGGGCGATTGGATGATTTGGCATTGTATGATATCGCACTTACCGCTGAAATGATCGACTCTTTGGCAGGTGTTTCTTGCCAATTGGATACTATCTGCTCAGGGGAGTCTATCACGTTGACAGGCCCCTCTTCCAGCAATTATGTTTGGGAAAACCAACTAGGACAAACTATAGGAACTTCTCAAAGCATTTTGGTATCCCCATCTCAAACCACCACCTATTCCCTCATTGTAGGCGGGGCGAGTTGTTTGGATACATTGTGTTATGAGGTGGAAGTTAATGAGTCTATCACCACAGAGATTGACACGGTGGTTTGTATCGGAGACTCCCTTCAACTAGATGGGGGAACCGGGATTAGTTATTCTTGGACTCCATCAACTGGCCTTTCTAATTCGAGCATTTCTAATCCATGGGCCTATCCTTCTGGTCCAATAGTTTATACGGGATTGGTTGAGCAAGTAAGCGGCTGTGTTGATACAGTGATATATGACATTTTTGCAGATTCTTGTGTGTCGGCATCTTGTTGTGACAATCCTATTGATGCTCAGCTTGCCTTTACTCAAGACCCCAATAATATTTATCATTTTACCTTCTACAATCTGTCCACGGGCCCATTTGATGAAGTGATCCTCACTGTAGACGATAACATGGGAAGTGGTCCAGTGATCATGTACTCTGGTCCCAATACTGTTCCTTTGCTTGACGTTGTGCTTAATCGGGCAGATTTATTTGAGTTTTGCTTGACCGTGAGACGAACCATCCAGGTTAGAGACGGAACTACCAGAATTTGCGAAAGCACGATTTGCATGACCGTTTTCTCAGCAAGCAATCGGCCTGCATCTACCGAGATCCAATCCACCAATCCTGAGGCACAGGAGTCTTGGAATGTGTATCCCAATCCTACCTCATCTTTTCTGAATTTCGATTTTAGTGGACGAGACTCCGATCCTATCAACGTCTCCATCTATGACATGAGGGGGAGAGAAGTGCTATCCACTCAGGTTTCAGGAGCTAAAATTGAAACAATATCCGTAGAACATCTGCCTGCAGGGGTTTATACGGTACGTGCAGCTGAAAGCGATCAAATCAGTGTCAAGCGTGTCATCATCCAGAGGTAA
- the hutU gene encoding urocanate hydratase, protein MHTKTIPPTPTGTDLTCKGWVQEAAYRMLLNNLDPDVAERPEDLIVYGGLGKAARNHESFQLILKALKDLEEDETLLIQSGKPVGILPTHKDAPRVLLANSLLVPNWANWEHFRELDQKGLMMYGQMTAGSWIYIGSQGIVQGTYETYAELARQHFDGSLKGTLNVTAGLGGMGGAQPLAITMNEGVCLAAEVEKWRIERRLETRYCDVMSEDIDEAIDIALEAKANGEAKSIGVVCNAVDLLQRLIDRNITVDTLTDQTSAHDELIGYFPTGMTVEEAKVLRESKPEEYSARSLDTMAEHVKLMLELQKRGAITFDYGNNLRGQAKDKRGVENAFDFPGFVPAYIRPLFCEGKGPFRWAALSGDPQDIYETDKVILELFPEDKALARWIKMAQEKIAFQGLPARICWLPQGAREKAGLAFNELVKSGKVKAPIIIGRDHLDTGSVASPNRETEAMLDGSDAVADWPILNALINTASGASWVSVHHGGGVGMGYSIHAGQVTLADGTEDAARRLSRVLHNDPAMGVIRHLDAGYDIAKDTARQHRLDIRERLS, encoded by the coding sequence ATGCATACCAAAACCATCCCCCCTACGCCTACCGGCACCGATCTTACCTGCAAAGGCTGGGTTCAAGAGGCGGCTTACCGCATGCTGCTCAACAACCTTGATCCCGACGTTGCTGAGCGCCCTGAAGATTTGATCGTGTATGGAGGATTGGGCAAGGCTGCCCGTAATCACGAATCCTTTCAATTGATCCTCAAGGCACTCAAAGACCTTGAGGAAGATGAAACCCTCCTGATTCAATCCGGAAAACCCGTGGGCATTCTCCCTACCCACAAGGATGCTCCTCGCGTCCTGCTCGCCAATAGCCTGCTCGTACCCAACTGGGCCAACTGGGAGCATTTCCGCGAATTGGACCAAAAAGGCTTGATGATGTACGGCCAGATGACCGCTGGATCTTGGATCTACATCGGGAGTCAGGGCATCGTGCAGGGAACCTACGAGACCTATGCAGAATTGGCACGCCAGCACTTCGATGGCAGCCTCAAAGGTACCTTGAATGTGACCGCTGGACTTGGTGGAATGGGCGGCGCTCAGCCATTGGCCATCACCATGAATGAAGGGGTTTGCCTCGCCGCAGAAGTGGAAAAATGGCGAATTGAGCGTCGACTTGAAACGCGCTACTGCGACGTGATGTCCGAGGATATCGACGAAGCCATCGACATCGCCCTCGAAGCCAAAGCCAACGGAGAAGCCAAATCCATTGGCGTGGTCTGCAATGCCGTAGATCTGCTCCAAAGATTGATCGACCGGAATATCACCGTCGATACCTTGACTGACCAGACCTCTGCACACGACGAACTGATCGGATATTTCCCCACAGGCATGACTGTCGAGGAAGCCAAAGTCCTCCGTGAATCCAAGCCTGAAGAATACAGCGCTCGCTCACTGGACACCATGGCCGAGCACGTCAAACTCATGCTGGAACTCCAGAAACGTGGCGCGATCACATTTGACTACGGCAACAACCTCCGCGGTCAAGCCAAGGACAAACGTGGCGTGGAGAATGCGTTCGATTTCCCCGGATTCGTGCCGGCTTACATTCGCCCGCTTTTCTGCGAAGGCAAAGGCCCCTTCCGCTGGGCGGCGCTTTCCGGCGATCCGCAGGATATTTACGAAACTGACAAAGTAATTCTTGAACTCTTCCCAGAGGACAAGGCGCTCGCTCGCTGGATCAAGATGGCGCAGGAGAAGATTGCCTTCCAAGGACTTCCTGCCCGAATTTGCTGGCTCCCACAAGGAGCTCGCGAAAAAGCGGGACTCGCATTCAACGAACTCGTGAAGAGTGGCAAGGTCAAGGCACCGATCATCATCGGCCGAGATCACCTCGATACGGGCTCAGTGGCCTCTCCAAACCGCGAGACCGAAGCGATGCTCGACGGCTCCGATGCTGTCGCCGACTGGCCGATCCTCAATGCCCTCATCAATACCGCTTCCGGTGCTAGCTGGGTGTCTGTACACCATGGCGGCGGCGTAGGAATGGGGTATTCGATTCACGCGGGACAGGTCACCCTTGCAGACGGTACCGAAGATGCCGCCCGGCGATTGAGCCGTGTGCTCCACAATGACCCTGCAATGGGCGTCATTCGCCACTTGGATGCAGGCTACGACATTGCCAAGGATACGGCACGTCAACACCGCCTCGACATCCGAGAAAGACTTTCATAA